A region from the Onthophagus taurus isolate NC chromosome 8, IU_Otau_3.0, whole genome shotgun sequence genome encodes:
- the LOC139431244 gene encoding uncharacterized protein yields the protein MFSLYGNHKWLHLLDAITTQYNNSKHSTTKMKPSQINSKSVENKLLNTVYNHIKIAGKGNFNVGDVVRISKHKHVFDKGYLPNWTTELFKIVKTQITNPISYLLEDMSGQPIKGAFYEFELQRSKQPDVYLVEKVLNRRKNQVFVKWLGFDSSHNSWIPKDNIV from the coding sequence atgtttagtctTTACGGAAATCATAAATGGTTACACTTATTGGATGCTATTACAACTCAATATAATAATTCAAAGCATTCAACCACGAAAATGAAACCATctcaaataaattcgaaatctgtagaaaataaacttctcAATACGGTGtacaatcatattaaaattgccggTAAGGGAAACTTTAATGTTGGAGATGTAGTTCGCATTAGCAAGCATAAGCATGTCTTCGATAAGGGATATTTACCCAACTGGACCACtgagttatttaaaatagttaaaacacaaattacgaatccaatttcttatttattagaagataTGAGTGGACAACCTATTAAAGGAGCTTTTTATGAATTCGAACTTCAAAGATCCAAACAACCTGATGTGtatcttgttgaaaaagtgttaaacAGAAGAAAGAATCAAGTGTTCGTTAAGTGGTTAGGATTCGATTCATCCCATAACAGTTGGATACCGAAAGACAATATCGTTTag